The following are encoded in a window of Cryobacterium sp. CG_9.6 genomic DNA:
- a CDS encoding low molecular weight phosphatase family protein, giving the protein MTKFSILTVCSGNICRSPLAEQLLRTGLAPWPEVALASAGTVGLTGEAMPAQAADLSRHFGGDPSNHVAQLLTEEHLATADLVFAMSREHRRAIVELVPRAIRYTFTIREFARLVNDLTDNDLEDAAALSVDDVVGRFSSLIALAASQRGAVPQPAAPEDDDVIDPYRRSDEVYVQSAQQLLPAVNAVIGLFHRAASVRQA; this is encoded by the coding sequence ATGACAAAATTCTCTATTCTCACGGTGTGCTCGGGCAATATCTGTCGGTCGCCGTTGGCCGAACAGCTGTTGCGCACGGGCTTGGCGCCGTGGCCCGAAGTTGCGCTGGCCAGCGCCGGCACCGTCGGCCTCACCGGTGAGGCTATGCCCGCGCAAGCCGCGGACCTGTCTCGTCATTTCGGTGGGGATCCCTCCAACCATGTTGCCCAGCTGCTCACCGAAGAACATTTGGCCACCGCCGATCTGGTGTTCGCGATGTCTCGGGAGCACCGGCGCGCGATTGTGGAGCTCGTGCCCCGCGCCATCCGCTACACATTCACCATTCGCGAATTCGCGCGCCTGGTGAACGACCTCACGGACAATGACCTCGAGGATGCTGCCGCACTGTCGGTAGACGACGTCGTGGGGCGGTTCTCCTCACTGATAGCCCTCGCTGCCTCCCAGCGCGGTGCCGTGCCGCAGCCCGCGGCACCCGAGGACGATGACGTGATTGACCCGTACCGCCGCAGCGATGAGGTGTACGTTCAGTCCGCCCAGCAGCTTCTACCCGCGGTCAACGCGGTTATTGGCCTGTTCCACCGTGCCGCATCGGTACGTCAGGCCTAG